Proteins co-encoded in one Paenibacillus antri genomic window:
- a CDS encoding LysR family transcriptional regulator — MYDQMIALAAVVEHRSVNKASQALNISQPALSRKISTLEEDLGVKLFHRRGKRLELTRVGQISYEFAVEMRQLQGRFLQTLGEFNSANRGRLTLGASLTTLQSTLPDLIAAFTRHAPDVDIHAVTGKTHEIVTLVKEKKCDVGLVASAVDTPDTVCVPLFDDHLSLVLPAFHPLGAKAELSIGDLERLPMILFSQGTWYRVLTDELLAANGVVPDVKMEIDSFEVIVRLVSACNLATLLPQSYLRSSVADDDAVVVRHIPDIAHFTRTTSLLYSKHSPLTPAAAQLIELAQQTKLWGSASSHESFRTPMIK, encoded by the coding sequence ATGTACGACCAGATGATCGCCCTCGCCGCCGTCGTCGAGCACCGGAGCGTCAACAAAGCGTCGCAGGCGCTCAATATTAGCCAGCCTGCGCTGTCGCGCAAAATTTCGACGCTCGAGGAGGATCTCGGCGTGAAGCTGTTTCATCGGCGCGGCAAGCGGCTCGAGCTGACGCGCGTCGGCCAGATCAGCTACGAATTCGCCGTCGAGATGCGACAGCTGCAAGGGCGGTTTCTACAGACGCTCGGCGAATTCAACTCGGCCAACCGGGGCCGCTTGACGCTCGGGGCGAGCCTCACCACGCTGCAATCCACGCTGCCCGATCTCATCGCCGCGTTCACGCGCCACGCCCCCGACGTCGACATTCACGCCGTCACCGGGAAAACCCACGAGATCGTCACGCTCGTGAAAGAGAAGAAGTGCGACGTCGGCCTCGTCGCCTCCGCCGTCGACACGCCGGACACCGTCTGCGTGCCGCTGTTCGACGACCACTTGTCTCTCGTCCTGCCCGCCTTCCACCCGCTCGGGGCCAAGGCCGAGCTGTCGATCGGCGACTTGGAGCGGCTGCCGATGATCTTATTTTCCCAAGGGACGTGGTATCGGGTGTTAACCGACGAGCTGCTCGCCGCGAACGGCGTCGTGCCGGACGTCAAGATGGAGATCGATTCGTTCGAGGTGATCGTTCGCCTCGTCTCCGCCTGCAATCTCGCGACGCTGCTTCCGCAATCGTATCTCCGCAGCAGCGTCGCCGACGACGACGCGGTCGTCGTGCGGCACATTCCCGACATCGCCCATTTCACCCGGACGACGTCGCTGCTGTATTCGAAGCATAGTCCGCTGACGCCCGCGGCCGCTCAGCTGA
- a CDS encoding succinate dehydrogenase cytochrome b558 subunit translates to MKGNSYLHRKIHSLLGVLPLGGFFIEHLLTNYSAFQGGQEKFVEHIHWIHGLPLVLGLEIFVIWLPLLYHGVYGLYVAYQSRNNVSNYGYIRNWAFFAQRITGVITFVFVVWHIWSTRVQIALGTVEQDAVGVQMHEILSNPVYFWIYFVCVLAASFHFCNGLWSFLVSWGIAVGPRAQRVASYATMALFVLMTFMFWMAMGGFLDDSFAEPLASASLQ, encoded by the coding sequence ATGAAAGGAAATTCGTATTTGCACCGGAAGATCCACTCCTTATTAGGCGTGCTTCCGCTCGGGGGCTTCTTCATCGAGCACCTGCTCACGAATTACTCCGCTTTTCAAGGCGGGCAAGAAAAATTCGTCGAGCACATCCATTGGATCCACGGCTTGCCGCTCGTGCTGGGGCTCGAAATTTTCGTCATCTGGCTTCCGCTTCTCTATCACGGCGTGTACGGTCTGTATGTCGCGTACCAATCGCGGAACAACGTCAGCAATTACGGCTATATCCGGAACTGGGCGTTCTTTGCGCAGCGCATCACCGGGGTCATCACGTTCGTCTTCGTCGTATGGCATATTTGGAGCACGCGGGTGCAAATCGCGCTCGGCACGGTCGAGCAGGACGCCGTCGGGGTGCAAATGCATGAGATCTTGTCGAACCCGGTGTATTTTTGGATTTATTTCGTGTGCGTCTTAGCGGCGTCGTTCCACTTCTGCAACGGGTTGTGGTCGTTCCTCGTGTCCTGGGGCATCGCAGTCGGCCCGCGCGCGCAGCGCGTCGCCTCTTATGCGACGATGGCGCTCTTCGTCCTGATGACCTTCATGTTCTGGATGGCGATGGGCGGGTTCTTGGACGATTCTTTCGCGGAGCCGCTTGCCTCTGCGTCCCTACAATAG
- the sdhA gene encoding succinate dehydrogenase flavoprotein subunit, whose product MANQNIIVVGGGLAGLMATIKAAEAGQHVDLFSLVPVKRSHSVCAQGGINGAVNTKGEGDSPWEHFDDTIYGGDFLANQPPVKAMCEAAPGIIHLMDRMGVMFNRTPEGLLDFRRFGGTKHHRTAFAGATTGQQLLYALDEQVRRWEVAGLVTKYEHWEFLGAVIDEEGVCRGISAQDLRSMEVHTFRADAVILATGGPGIIFGKSTNSVINTGTAASAVYQQGVYYANGEFIQIHPTAIPGDDKLRLMSESARGEGGRIWTYDKDGKPWYFLEEKYPAYGNLVPRDIATREIFAVCVDQKLGINGENMVYLDLSHKDPKELDVKLGGIIEIYEKFMGDDPRKIPMKIFPAVHYSMGGMWVDYNQMTNIPGLFAAGECEYQFHGANRLGANSLLSAIFGGMVAGPKAVEYIKGLKKSSADLDERVFSAEKKRQTEKYEGILGLTKGTENPYVLHKELGEWMIDNMTVVRYNKKLQETDNKIQELMQRYKNININDTAKWSNQAASFTRQLWNMFELARVMTIGALQRNESRGAHYKPEFPERDDDNFMKTTVAKYTSNGPEISYEDIDVSLIAPRKRDYTSDKKK is encoded by the coding sequence ATGGCGAACCAAAACATCATCGTCGTCGGCGGCGGTCTCGCCGGCCTGATGGCAACCATCAAAGCGGCGGAAGCGGGTCAGCACGTCGACCTGTTTTCGCTCGTGCCGGTCAAGCGCTCCCACTCGGTGTGCGCGCAAGGCGGCATCAACGGAGCGGTCAATACGAAGGGCGAAGGCGACTCCCCGTGGGAGCACTTCGACGATACGATCTACGGCGGCGACTTCCTCGCGAACCAGCCTCCTGTCAAAGCGATGTGCGAAGCCGCGCCGGGCATCATCCACTTGATGGATCGGATGGGCGTTATGTTCAACCGGACGCCGGAAGGGTTGCTCGACTTCCGCCGCTTCGGCGGCACGAAGCATCACCGGACGGCGTTCGCGGGCGCGACGACGGGCCAACAGCTGCTGTACGCGCTCGACGAGCAGGTGCGCCGCTGGGAAGTGGCGGGCCTCGTCACGAAGTACGAGCATTGGGAATTCCTCGGCGCCGTCATCGACGAAGAAGGCGTCTGCCGCGGCATCTCCGCGCAGGATCTCCGTTCGATGGAAGTGCACACGTTCCGCGCGGATGCGGTCATTCTAGCGACCGGCGGACCGGGGATCATCTTCGGGAAGTCGACGAACTCGGTCATTAACACGGGTACGGCGGCAAGCGCGGTATACCAGCAAGGCGTCTACTACGCGAACGGCGAGTTCATTCAGATTCACCCGACGGCCATTCCGGGCGACGACAAGCTGCGCCTCATGTCCGAGTCGGCGCGCGGCGAAGGCGGACGCATCTGGACGTACGACAAGGACGGCAAACCGTGGTACTTCCTCGAGGAGAAGTATCCGGCCTACGGCAACCTCGTGCCTCGGGATATCGCGACGCGCGAAATTTTCGCGGTGTGCGTCGACCAAAAGCTCGGCATTAACGGCGAGAACATGGTGTACCTCGACTTGTCGCATAAAGATCCGAAAGAGCTGGACGTGAAGCTCGGCGGCATCATCGAGATTTACGAGAAGTTCATGGGCGACGATCCGCGAAAAATTCCGATGAAGATTTTCCCTGCGGTACATTACTCCATGGGCGGCATGTGGGTCGACTACAACCAAATGACGAACATCCCGGGTCTCTTCGCGGCGGGCGAATGCGAATATCAATTCCACGGCGCGAACCGCCTCGGCGCGAACTCGCTGCTCTCGGCGATTTTCGGCGGCATGGTGGCGGGACCGAAAGCGGTCGAATATATCAAGGGTCTCAAGAAGTCCTCGGCGGACTTGGACGAGCGCGTGTTCAGCGCGGAGAAGAAGCGCCAAACGGAGAAATACGAAGGCATTCTCGGTCTTACGAAGGGCACTGAAAACCCGTACGTGCTGCATAAGGAGCTCGGCGAATGGATGATCGACAACATGACGGTCGTCCGGTATAACAAGAAGCTGCAGGAGACGGACAACAAAATCCAGGAGCTCATGCAGCGCTATAAGAACATCAACATCAACGACACGGCGAAGTGGAGCAACCAAGCGGCGTCGTTCACGCGTCAGCTGTGGAACATGTTCGAGCTCGCGCGCGTCATGACGATCGGCGCCCTGCAGCGGAACGAAAGCCGCGGCGCGCATTACAAGCCGGAGTTCCCGGAGCGCGACGACGACAACTTCATGAAGACGACGGTCGCGAAGTATACGTCGAACGGTCCGGAGATTTCCTACGAGGATATCGACGTCTCGCTCATCGCGCCGCGCAAGCGCGATTATACTTCGGATAAGAAGAAATAA
- the sdhB gene encoding succinate dehydrogenase iron-sulfur subunit translates to MSTTTANDKKTVKFIVTRQDTPESPSYTEEFEIPYRPNMNVISALMEVQRNPVNAKGDNTSPVCWESNCLEEVCGACSMVINGKPRQACTALVDKLEQPVRLAPMKTFPVMRDLVIDRGRMFNSLKRVKAWIPIDGTYDLGPGPRMAEAKRQWAYELSKCMTCGVCLEACPNVNDRNDFIGPAPISQVRLFNAHPTGEMNADERLESLMQDGGIEGCGNSQNCVQSCPKGIPLTTSIAAINRDTTKLLFKKWLSQ, encoded by the coding sequence ATGTCTACGACAACGGCGAACGACAAGAAGACAGTCAAGTTTATCGTAACGCGTCAAGATACGCCGGAATCTCCTTCGTACACGGAGGAATTCGAAATTCCGTACCGCCCGAACATGAACGTCATCAGCGCGCTGATGGAAGTACAGCGCAATCCGGTGAACGCCAAGGGCGACAATACGTCCCCCGTCTGCTGGGAGTCCAACTGCTTGGAGGAAGTGTGCGGGGCCTGCTCGATGGTCATTAACGGCAAGCCGCGCCAGGCGTGCACGGCGCTCGTTGACAAGCTCGAGCAGCCGGTCCGCCTCGCGCCGATGAAGACGTTCCCGGTCATGCGGGATCTCGTCATCGACCGCGGCCGGATGTTCAACTCGCTGAAGCGCGTGAAGGCGTGGATTCCGATCGACGGCACGTACGATCTCGGACCGGGTCCGCGGATGGCGGAAGCGAAGCGCCAGTGGGCGTACGAGCTGTCCAAGTGCATGACGTGCGGCGTCTGCCTCGAGGCGTGCCCGAACGTCAACGACCGGAACGACTTCATCGGTCCGGCGCCGATCTCGCAGGTGCGCTTGTTCAACGCGCATCCGACGGGCGAGATGAACGCGGACGAGCGTCTCGAATCGCTGATGCAGGACGGCGGCATCGAGGGCTGCGGCAACTCGCAGAACTGCGTGCAGTCGTGTCCGAAGGGCATTCCGCTGACGACGTCGATCGCCGCGATCAACCGCGACACGACGAAGCTGTTGTTCAAGAAGTGGCTTAGCCAATAA
- a CDS encoding SDR family oxidoreductase, with amino-acid sequence MKIVIVGGTGLIGKKMIARLQSLGHETAVASPSAGVDSVTGEGLAKAIRGAQVVVDVTNSPSFERDAVMSFFQKSTRNLLAAEAAAGAVHHVALSVVGADRLEENDYLRAKRAQEKLIETSEIPYTIVRATQFYEFAGTIAYTATEGQTVNLPSALVQPIAADDVAEAMVDYALAAPANGVVEIAGPERLGLDEFVRVSLRASRDERQVVTDDSKGYFGAPLQAESLVPVEDGARIASTRLGDWLARLGTQA; translated from the coding sequence ATGAAAATCGTAATCGTCGGCGGTACCGGATTGATCGGCAAAAAAATGATCGCTAGACTTCAGTCGCTCGGACATGAGACGGCGGTCGCCTCGCCGTCGGCAGGCGTCGATTCCGTCACGGGAGAAGGATTGGCGAAAGCGATCCGAGGCGCGCAGGTCGTCGTCGACGTGACGAACTCCCCATCGTTCGAAAGGGATGCCGTCATGTCGTTCTTCCAGAAGTCCACGCGGAATCTCCTCGCCGCCGAAGCGGCCGCCGGGGCGGTCCATCATGTGGCGCTGTCCGTGGTCGGCGCGGACCGGCTCGAAGAGAACGACTATCTCCGCGCGAAGCGGGCGCAGGAGAAGCTGATCGAAACTTCCGAAATCCCGTATACGATCGTACGCGCTACGCAATTTTACGAATTCGCCGGTACCATCGCCTACACCGCGACGGAAGGGCAAACCGTCAATCTGCCCTCCGCCCTCGTGCAGCCGATCGCCGCGGACGACGTAGCGGAAGCGATGGTCGACTATGCCCTCGCCGCGCCTGCGAACGGCGTCGTCGAAATCGCCGGACCCGAGCGGCTCGGTCTGGACGAATTCGTCCGCGTCTCCTTGCGCGCGAGCCGAGACGAGCGGCAAGTCGTTACGGACGATTCGAAGGGGTACTTCGGCGCGCCGCTCCAAGCGGAATCGCTCGTCCCCGTCGAGGACGGCGCAAGGATCGCCTCGACGCGCCTCGGCGATTGGCTCGCCCGTCTCGGAACCCAAGCCTAA
- the sigJ gene encoding RNA polymerase sigma factor SigJ, whose protein sequence is MQELYVQYKGLMFKLAYQLTGSAADAEDVVHDVFLKAQSLPPSRLEDSKAFLCKMVTNRCRDLYKSARKKREHYVGEWLPEPLQGAAEDSSESVVQDDLLSYAMLVLLERLSISERAVFVLREALGFEYGEVAKLLGKSEVGCRKLFSRAKAKMELPEDEPIRSDPAGRSWADDFVAALKKGDLDRLYALLDQDVVLVADGGGKAVAALNPIRTRERVAQFLLGGVRKAATVGDDVVIDLVRLNGQAGFVIRSEEGIVHTAGMFRIAKDGIRNIYLMRNPDKLTYVGK, encoded by the coding sequence ATGCAAGAGCTGTACGTGCAGTACAAAGGGTTGATGTTCAAGCTGGCTTATCAATTGACCGGATCGGCCGCCGATGCGGAGGACGTCGTCCACGATGTATTTTTGAAAGCGCAGAGCCTTCCGCCGAGCAGGCTGGAAGATTCGAAAGCTTTCCTATGCAAGATGGTGACGAATCGCTGTCGCGACTTGTATAAATCGGCGCGCAAGAAGCGGGAGCATTACGTCGGGGAATGGCTGCCGGAGCCGCTCCAAGGCGCGGCGGAAGATTCGTCGGAATCGGTCGTCCAGGACGACCTCTTATCGTATGCCATGCTCGTATTGCTCGAACGTCTGTCGATCTCGGAACGCGCCGTGTTCGTCCTGCGCGAAGCGCTCGGCTTCGAGTACGGGGAAGTCGCAAAGCTTCTCGGCAAGAGCGAGGTCGGCTGCCGGAAGCTGTTCAGCCGGGCGAAAGCGAAGATGGAGCTTCCCGAGGACGAGCCGATTCGCTCCGATCCGGCAGGCCGATCTTGGGCCGACGACTTCGTGGCGGCGCTTAAGAAGGGGGATCTGGACCGGCTCTACGCGTTGCTGGATCAAGACGTCGTCCTCGTCGCCGACGGAGGCGGCAAGGCGGTCGCGGCATTGAATCCGATTCGAACGAGAGAGCGCGTCGCGCAGTTTCTGCTCGGCGGCGTTCGCAAGGCCGCTACGGTCGGGGACGACGTCGTGATCGACCTTGTCCGTCTCAATGGACAAGCGGGCTTCGTCATTCGCTCGGAAGAAGGGATCGTCCATACCGCGGGCATGTTCCGCATCGCGAAGGACGGGATCCGGAACATCTATCTTATGCGCAATCCAGATAAGCTTACGTATGTAGGGAAGTAA
- a CDS encoding oxidoreductase, whose amino-acid sequence MHNGSSENKKTGNARGQEDIPDQTGKTVVVTGASSGIGLEAARVFAGKGADVVMAVRNAAKGEAAAERIRAAVPGAKLTLLPLDLADLASVRAFAAAFREARGRLDLLINNAGVMIPPYGKTKDGFELQFGSNHLGHFALTGLLLPSLTSPESGRARIVTLTSIAARSGRIDFDNLDGSRGYGAMKFYSQSKLANLLFALELQRRLSASGAAAISVACHPGISTTNLFSRGSGKQSGWFMKMLLASVGHSAEMGALPTLYAATSPSIRGGELIGPDGRGGRRGYPAPDAVGAKKDDPEVARRLWDVSERLTGVEFRL is encoded by the coding sequence ATGCACAATGGAAGCAGTGAAAACAAGAAGACGGGGAACGCGCGGGGACAGGAGGATATCCCCGATCAAACCGGGAAGACGGTCGTCGTGACCGGCGCCAGCAGCGGTATCGGCTTGGAAGCGGCTCGGGTATTCGCGGGGAAAGGCGCCGACGTCGTTATGGCCGTGCGCAACGCGGCGAAGGGGGAAGCGGCGGCGGAGCGCATCCGAGCCGCCGTACCCGGGGCGAAGCTGACGCTGCTGCCGCTCGACCTGGCCGATCTCGCCAGCGTGCGGGCGTTCGCCGCGGCGTTCCGGGAGGCTCGCGGTCGGCTCGACCTGCTGATCAATAACGCGGGGGTCATGATTCCGCCGTACGGCAAGACGAAGGACGGCTTCGAGCTCCAATTCGGCAGCAACCACTTGGGGCACTTCGCCTTGACCGGCCTGCTGCTGCCGTCGCTGACGTCGCCGGAGTCCGGCCGCGCCCGCATCGTTACGCTCACGAGCATCGCCGCACGTTCCGGACGCATCGACTTCGACAACTTGGACGGATCCCGCGGGTATGGCGCCATGAAGTTCTATTCCCAGAGCAAGCTCGCGAATTTGCTGTTCGCGCTCGAGCTGCAGCGGCGCTTGAGCGCTTCCGGCGCGGCCGCGATCAGCGTCGCCTGCCACCCGGGCATCTCGACGACGAACTTGTTCTCGCGAGGCTCCGGCAAACAATCGGGTTGGTTTATGAAGATGCTGCTCGCCTCCGTCGGACACTCCGCGGAGATGGGGGCGCTGCCGACGCTGTACGCGGCGACGAGCCCGTCGATACGCGGCGGCGAGCTGATCGGCCCGGACGGGCGCGGCGGGCGCCGCGGGTATCCGGCGCCGGACGCCGTCGGCGCGAAGAAGGACGACCCCGAAGTCGCGCGTCGGCTTTGGGACGTGTCGGAGCGGCTAACGGGCGTCGAATTTCGGCTGTAA
- a CDS encoding MFS transporter: MAFPSVRWKRLSAGVPLEKRLSKEAVTTISIHSFFQLGASMSGVFLNLYLWRLTESLAINGMYALLSYAVGPIVFAIGGKYAKTKDRLFAYRLGIAMTATFYLLVIIAGPRVVDYYYVFAMLAGTSGAFYWLGYLTLMYDVSTDQNRIRYLGLNSICFNLAGLIGPAAAGYMIGLADGLEGYMIVFTIAFVTFVLATIGSFRLKAKGSHHKSYYLRLLPLLFRKDASFRHSLFGWMILGLYQGLLLFLPNILLFDALGREDWVGYAGVALLGLTILTSYLLSRYAKPELAKRYALIAACAFTTGAALLTAFGVHVWTVAAFAVSYYGCIPLLVNSFSAYHYRLVGQLPLKGNLRVETIVAREAFINVGRVVALFLMIALSSDLDSPWIGAVVLGAALMQFNFAWVIKRENRSEPSVNAAGSHAPRGNRSTPGT; this comes from the coding sequence ATGGCCTTTCCGAGCGTACGATGGAAGCGCCTCTCCGCGGGCGTTCCGCTCGAGAAACGATTATCCAAGGAAGCCGTCACGACGATCTCGATCCACAGCTTCTTCCAACTGGGAGCGTCGATGTCCGGCGTGTTTCTCAATTTGTACTTATGGCGTCTGACGGAAAGTCTCGCGATCAACGGCATGTACGCGCTGCTGTCGTACGCCGTCGGCCCGATCGTCTTCGCGATCGGCGGCAAATACGCCAAGACGAAGGATCGGCTCTTCGCGTATCGGCTCGGCATCGCGATGACGGCGACCTTTTATTTGCTCGTCATTATCGCCGGCCCCCGAGTGGTCGATTATTACTACGTCTTCGCGATGCTGGCCGGCACCTCGGGCGCCTTCTATTGGCTCGGGTACTTAACGCTCATGTACGACGTGTCCACGGACCAGAATCGGATTCGGTATCTGGGGCTCAATTCCATCTGCTTTAATCTCGCGGGGCTGATCGGTCCGGCGGCGGCCGGCTATATGATCGGGCTCGCCGACGGCTTGGAAGGGTATATGATCGTCTTTACGATCGCGTTCGTCACGTTCGTCCTCGCCACGATCGGAAGCTTCCGATTGAAGGCGAAGGGCAGCCATCATAAATCGTATTATTTACGGCTGCTGCCGCTCTTGTTTCGTAAGGACGCGTCGTTCCGGCACAGCTTGTTCGGGTGGATGATTCTCGGGTTGTATCAAGGGCTGCTGTTGTTTCTGCCGAACATCCTGTTGTTCGACGCGTTGGGCCGCGAGGATTGGGTCGGCTATGCGGGCGTCGCGCTGCTCGGCCTGACGATTCTGACGAGCTACCTGCTCTCGCGGTACGCGAAGCCCGAGCTCGCGAAGCGCTACGCATTGATCGCCGCCTGCGCCTTCACGACCGGCGCCGCGCTGCTGACGGCGTTCGGCGTTCATGTGTGGACGGTCGCCGCGTTCGCGGTGTCGTATTACGGCTGCATACCGCTGCTCGTGAACTCCTTCTCCGCGTACCATTACCGCCTGGTCGGCCAGCTGCCGCTCAAGGGAAACCTGCGGGTCGAAACGATCGTCGCTCGCGAGGCGTTCATCAACGTCGGGCGCGTCGTCGCGTTGTTCCTCATGATCGCGCTTTCGTCCGATTTGGACAGCCCGTGGATCGGGGCCGTCGTGCTCGGAGCCGCGCTCATGCAGTTCAACTTCGCGTGGGTGATCAAGCGGGAGAACCGGAGCGAGCCGTCCGTCAATGCGGCGGGCTCGCACGCTCCCCGAGGAAATCGGAGTACGCCCGGCACGTAA
- a CDS encoding AraC family transcriptional regulator, which produces MTHYPGYLKTYPNMHAPFPFHLGLHRLTNGFRAHRHDFLEFSYVVEGSGSETIDGVNHPMVPGTFTFILPYQVHELFTDPGSTLVLYNCNFGMDLLYETGMSGGFGELFAGLDDLPAYARLQGEAMEEMRVRIEEMYRETMSTERWRDTLLKAKLAETLVRFDRYRHQSEAAPETSGATASVRPPRSGKSSVWAAVHYIHNNYQEDLSLSDLARRFSLSASRMSEVIKEATGQTFVRFVHDLRLRQAASLLVSTDMSVTDIVHEVGFGSYKTFARMFKEAKGISPTDYRKSKRGRPAAVRDSFSQGKESQL; this is translated from the coding sequence ATGACGCACTATCCCGGTTATTTGAAGACGTATCCCAATATGCACGCGCCCTTCCCGTTTCATCTCGGGCTCCATCGGCTGACGAACGGATTTCGCGCCCACCGGCACGACTTTCTCGAATTTTCGTACGTCGTGGAAGGCAGCGGCTCGGAGACGATCGACGGCGTGAACCACCCGATGGTGCCGGGCACGTTCACCTTCATCCTGCCGTATCAGGTGCACGAGCTGTTCACGGATCCGGGAAGCACCTTGGTGTTATATAATTGCAATTTCGGAATGGACTTGTTGTACGAGACCGGCATGAGCGGGGGCTTCGGCGAGCTGTTCGCCGGGTTGGACGACTTGCCTGCGTATGCAAGGCTCCAAGGGGAAGCGATGGAGGAGATGCGGGTCCGCATCGAAGAGATGTACCGCGAGACGATGTCTACGGAGCGGTGGCGCGACACGCTGCTGAAGGCGAAGCTCGCGGAGACGCTCGTCCGATTCGACCGGTACCGCCATCAGTCCGAGGCGGCGCCCGAGACGAGCGGGGCTACCGCTTCCGTCCGGCCGCCCCGGAGCGGGAAGAGCTCGGTGTGGGCCGCTGTCCATTACATCCACAACAATTATCAAGAGGATCTGTCGCTGAGCGACCTCGCGAGGCGCTTCTCGCTCAGCGCCTCGCGCATGAGCGAGGTGATCAAGGAGGCGACCGGCCAGACGTTCGTCCGGTTCGTGCACGACCTGCGCCTTCGCCAAGCGGCCAGCCTGCTCGTCTCCACCGACATGTCCGTCACGGACATCGTGCACGAGGTCGGCTTCGGCTCCTACAAGACGTTCGCTCGGATGTTTAAAGAAGCGAAGGGCATCTCCCCGACCGATTATCGGAAGAGCAAGCGGGGCCGTCCGGCGGCGGTCAGGGACTCATTTTCGCAAGGGAAGGAATCGCAGCTATGA
- a CDS encoding Gfo/Idh/MocA family protein — translation MSGTNKLRLGVIGAGNIGNVHLKEFSKLSDACEITAVTDVYLPLAEARAKEYGVGTVASSAEALIASKDVDAVVIGVPNQFHAPLAVQALEAGKHVLLEKPMAIDAEAARTIMRAAAATDRTLMIAHQMRWESVPMQIKEQALRGELGRIYTAKTGWYRRKGIPGWGTWFTRMNESGGGPLIDIGVHMLDLALYLMGNPKPVSVYGSTYAEFGPKKKGIGTWGKPNWDGVYDVEDLATAMIKMEDGSSLTLEVSWAVHMDTDSAPFIHLMGSEGGASYRGAHGKLLTEKFDRPLETELRTPEGDEGARQRLSRHFLECVREGKQPISSAMTGFANSLILDAIYESSRTGNEVKLNWNY, via the coding sequence ATGAGCGGCACGAACAAGCTGAGGCTCGGCGTCATCGGCGCCGGCAATATTGGAAACGTTCACTTGAAAGAGTTCTCGAAGCTGTCCGACGCATGCGAAATTACGGCGGTGACGGACGTTTATTTGCCGCTCGCGGAAGCGAGGGCGAAGGAATACGGCGTCGGAACGGTAGCGTCGTCGGCCGAGGCGCTCATCGCGAGCAAGGACGTCGACGCGGTCGTGATCGGCGTGCCGAACCAATTTCATGCGCCGCTGGCGGTGCAAGCGCTCGAGGCCGGCAAGCACGTGCTGCTGGAGAAGCCGATGGCGATCGACGCCGAAGCGGCGCGGACGATCATGCGAGCGGCCGCCGCAACGGATCGGACGCTGATGATCGCGCATCAGATGCGGTGGGAATCGGTGCCGATGCAGATCAAGGAGCAGGCGCTCCGCGGCGAGCTCGGGCGCATCTATACGGCGAAGACGGGTTGGTACCGCCGGAAGGGCATTCCCGGATGGGGCACGTGGTTTACGCGGATGAACGAGTCCGGCGGCGGGCCGCTCATCGATATCGGCGTCCATATGTTGGACCTGGCGTTGTACTTGATGGGCAATCCGAAGCCGGTATCGGTCTACGGCTCGACGTACGCGGAATTCGGCCCGAAGAAGAAGGGCATCGGCACGTGGGGCAAGCCGAACTGGGACGGCGTATACGACGTGGAGGATCTCGCCACGGCGATGATCAAGATGGAGGACGGTTCTTCCTTGACGCTCGAAGTGAGCTGGGCGGTCCATATGGATACGGACAGCGCGCCGTTCATCCATCTGATGGGCAGCGAGGGCGGCGCTTCGTATCGCGGGGCCCACGGCAAGCTGCTCACGGAGAAGTTCGACCGTCCGCTCGAGACGGAGCTGCGGACGCCGGAGGGCGACGAAGGCGCGCGCCAACGGCTCAGCCGCCACTTCCTCGAGTGCGTGCGCGAAGGCAAGCAGCCGATCAGCTCGGCGATGACCGGCTTCGCGAACAGCCTCATCCTGGACGCGATTTACGAATCTTCTCGCACGGGGAACGAAGTCAAGTTAAACTGGAATTATTAA